The DNA window GCCTATACTCAAAACTGCATTCCAGACTGCGCCCGTCGAAGTCTTGCGTACCGTGATTGCCTGAATGTCTCCGTAGTAGAACCTCTTGTACGATTCCGCGAACATAGACGTCGAGAGGAGCAACAGGTGATCGGGACCGGCATACAGGGCTTGCGTCTTCCCCGGTGTGAGCAGCGTCCTTCCGGGAAGACGCCGGTAATCTACAAGTTGTGGCCTCATGTCATATCCTCATCCAACCACGAGTCCAAGGATCACCAGCCCCATGCCCCCGATCTGCAACAAGACAAAGAACAGTGCTAACACAAAACGGATGCGTGTGCGCGGCACTACGCTCAAGGGCGTATTCCAGTGACGGATACACAGATAGAAACTCAGTGGCGCGGTCACAACCATGGCAGGCCAGCACATGAAGAACAACAGCAGCGGCATGGTAGCAAGCAAGAACGCAATAGAATCGTAGTGATACCGTGACGGCTCAAGCTGCACCAGCTTGCCCTTCTTCGGGGCATTCTCGACACAGACCGGGCACAAATGCCGGTCACCGATTTCGACATCGCACAGCGTGCACAAGAAACGGCCGCAACCGTCACACGGAACCGCTGCCTTCTTCGAAGGGTGATAGAAGCAACTGCTCTCGCCGTCTATAAGGATGCTCTCCGCTCGCTCACCCGGACCCTGGGGACGTAGCAGCGCGGGAAAAACCAATCCCAACACAGGCGCTCGGCATGCAGGACATGGAGTCAGATCCTGTGCATTCAGGGCGTATTCCGGGAAAAGAGTCCCGCACTTCGCGCAGTGAAACGGCGACACACTCACGTCTGGCCCTCTGTCGGCTCGCCCATACCTAAACGTGAACCACGCGCGTGCTGCAAATATGGTCGTGAAGGGCGCGCTTCTCGTCATCGAATGCGGCGATGATGTAGCCAATAAAGAATGTCAGACCGGTCAGCACATCCCCCCAATACCGGGCGAACGCCCGCAAATACGTGATTGGACTGCCGTCTTCGCGCACAACCCGAAGCCCTAGCGCCAACTTTCCCGGCGTTGCTCCATATCTTCCATGGAAGTAGGTGAAATAACCTATCGAAGCCCCCCAATTGATCAGCACAGAAAGCAGAAGCACAGTCAACGCGGCAGCTTCTCCTGCACGACCGAAAACCATCTCGAGCACGGCAGTAACCAGATAGTTGGCCACGACCAGAATCACTGTGTCGATGATACGCGCCCCCAACCGTATCCAAAAACCCGCGTAGGCCATCGCGCCCGGAACGCGGCCGCTCTCCTTAAGTTGCTGAACGAAAGCCGGCTTGCACGCGGCGCATACGTACCTGCCCGCGAACTCGATGACGTCTTCGGAGGGAAAGGTGTTCCCGCACGACGAACAAATCGTCATCGCCGTGTCGTATGCCCCTTCGTCCCGGACATAAGGCTGCGCCTGAAGTGCTGATTGGGTGCCGGAGAACACAAGCGAAGGATCGACTTCACCGTAGGCCTTCCAACCCGGCATGCCCTCGCGCCACACCAACGTATCGGCGCGAATCACCCCCGCGGAGACCAGTTGCTGAAATTCGGCTTCACTCTTGGGGCCAATCTGATTGTTGCCCTCGGCGTAGTACCAGACCATGCGCGTTCCTCTCCATGGAAAGTCGGATGTGCTCCATCCCGTAACCCCTGTTGGGTGTCATCATACCGTACTACAACGAATTGAACAATCAGAACAGATGGGGTCGTGTATCGCGGGCAGGGCGCCCGCGATTAGCGTGGAGAGGTGCGGCTAAGACGACGTTCCGGAGTTCGACTCGGAGCCTTCCGCGGCCGCTTCCCTCGCTTCCGCACCTCGGTACTGCTTCAGGAAGTAGGCCAACTCGCCCAGTCCGATCGAAATGTGCTCGTGCCGCACAAACACGCCCGGCGGCACAACCAGACTCGTGGGCGCGAAGTTCCAGATGGCGCGTATGCCCGACGCAACCATGCGGTCGGCCAACGCCTGAGCCGCGTCCGCGGGCACGGTCAGAATCGCCAGGCGCACGTCGTGCCGCGCGATGACAGTCTCCAGATTCTCAAGAGGCTGAACGAAGACGCCTCCTTGGACATTGCCCACGCGCTCGGCGTCCACGTCGAACAGCGCGACAACATAAAGCCCGTACTTCGCGAACCCCGCATAGGATGCAATTGCTCCGCCCATACGGCCAGCGCCCACGATAACCGCTTTGTAGGTGTCATTGAATCCGAGCGTGATTCGAACTGCTTCCATCAGCTCCGCGGTACTGAATCCCACTCGGGGCCGTCCGCGCACACCGATTGCGGCCAAATCCTTGCGTACCAGCGTATCGTCCATACCCAGCAAGTGCGCAATTTCGGCACTCGACACCCGCCCATGCGGCCGCTCCTCGATTTGCTCGGCCACGAGGTGGTAGTAGTGCATCAGTCGTTCGAGCACCAATGGTCCCAGCACGGGCGCGCTCTCTCTTCTTCCCATTCTCTACACCGCCTTCACATCGATTCCGCTAGAGTCACTCGTCGCGGACACACCTTCACCGGATTCGCCTTGCGGGCCATATCCTACCGGCATTCGACTCGGAATGGAATGGGTTTCTTACTGATCTGGGGAATATGTGCCGGCGCTCAGTTGCGCCGCGGTAAATTGTAGGCTAAACGCTGCGCAGCCGGCCGCCCTGCCCCGTCCCCACCTGCCGGCCAATGGCCTCAATCCGGCGGCGCAGGCATACTCGGCACTCGCCCGACGACTCGTCGATGCACGCCTTAGCCGGATAGATTTCGTAGAGAGCCCGGTACTTGGGCGGCGTCATGTTCGGCATGACCACGTTCGCCCCTCGCATCAGCCCCAACTCGCGGCCCGTTTCCTTGTTGATGGTCGCGAGCGCCGTTGTACTCGGAATGTTGGCCTCCGGACACACCAGGCGCGTCAGGGCAAGGACTTTGTACGTCATTTGTTCCGTGTTTGGGACCTGCTCCTGCGGCAAGATGGGGCGGACCCAGTCGCCTTTGCCGAGCGGCGTATCCGGATGCGAAATATAGGGGCCTACCCCAATCATGTCCAGGTCGAGTCGCCGAAAGAGCGCAATATCCAGGGCAAGACCCGTATACGTCTGCCCGGGAATCCCAACCATCACGCCGCTTCCAACTTCGTATCCCAGTTCGCGCAACTGGCCAAGGATTTCAATGCGATCGACCCCGCCATCCGTCGCTGCCGCCGGGTGGATCCGCTTGTAGAGTTCGGGGTCCGACGTCTCGAATCGAAGTAGAAACCGGTCAGCTCCGGCTTCTTTCCATGCAGCCAGGTCGTCATACGGGCGCTCACCCATGCTGAGCGTCACGGCAAGCGGTGTTTCCTCCTTGATGCGCCGCACGATGTTCGCAAGCCATTCCCGCTCAATCCCGTAGTCCTCGCCCCCTTGCAGGACGACCGTGCCGTAACCGTACTGCGCGGCTTGGCGCGCACACCCGAGAATCTCGTCCTCGTGCATTCGATAGCGCTCGATCTCGCGGTTTCCTGCGCGCAATCCGCAATAGCCGCACAATCGCGAGCAGTAATTCGAAATCTCAATGAGGCCGCGAAGGTGCACCTCTTCGCCAACAGCCTCCCTGCGGACTTCATCCGCCATCCGATACAATTCATTAAGGCGGTCGGGATCTTCTTCCTCCAACCACGAGAGTATGTCGCTATCGTCGATCAAATACATCGTTCACTGCCGCTTTCTCAGGTTCCACTCCAAAACTCGCGGGCCTGCCGCCGCTCACTCTATCCGTTCGGCGCCTCTCCCGTATACACACACGCTCCATCCGCCACGGTTCCGGCAGGCTCAGGAGACTCTCCGCGCGGGCAGTGTTGCATGGCCGCCAACGCGTCGCGGTACGCCTGCAACGCCGCCGGGAACGGCCCCAATGCCCGCTCGAAGATACCCAGACTGTAGGCGATGGTAAGTCCGTAGTTCGTAATCGGAACACCTGCCTGCCTGCACCGCAATATACGGCTGAGCATCTCGCGCCGGTTCAACGTGCACGCCCCGCAATGGATGACCAGCTTGTACAACGGCAAGTCCTCGGGGAAATCATGTCCTTGAACCGTATCGAAGTGTAGCTTTCCGCCCACGTACTGCGTCAGCCAACGCGGAATCTTCACGCGCCCGATATCCTCGCCAATGGGGTGATGACTGCACGCCTCGGACACCAGCACGCGGTCGCCCGCGCGCAACGAGTCGATGGCAACAGTGCCCTGAACTTGCGCAATGAGATCTCCGTGGAAACGCGCAAACAAGATCGAGAAACTGGTTATGGGAATTTCCGGCGGCGTGTCGGCGGCCACCTTTAAAAATGCCTGCGAATCCGTCACCACGAGCCGCGGCGGCCGCGTCAGGCGCTCCAGGGCCGCGCGAAGTTCGCGCTCCTTAACGACCATGCAATAGGCATCTGAATCCAGCAAATCGCGGATCGATTGAACCTGCGGCATGATGAGCCGGCCCTTCGGCGCCTCCTTGTCAATCGGCACTACCAAAACGGCCATCTCTCCCGGCCCGACAAGGTCGCCAAGGATGGTCGGATTGTTCACAAATTCTTCGGGGGCGGCTTCCAGCAACGCTTCTCGAAAGTCGAGGACACCCTGTCCACTTGCCGCGACTGTCTGAACAGTTCGAATGTCTTTGGCATGAAGCGCTTCGATCAAGGACGGTTCGGGCTCACCCAAATCCACCTTGTTAAAGACGACGACGGCGGGAATCTCCCGCGACGAGAACTCGTCGAGAATCTCCGACTCGAATTCGCCCCATTGCGACGCTTCCGTCACCAACACGCCAAGGTCCGTTCGCTCGAAGACTTGCTGCGTCTTCTTGACCCGCAACTCACCCAAGGCGCCCACATCATCGATACCTGCCGTGTCAATAAATAAGACGGGGCCCAGCGGCAAGAGCTCCATGGGCTTTTCGACGGGATCGGTGGTGGTGCCTGCGAATTCAGACACAATGGACACCTGCTGACGCGTGATTGCGTTCAACAGGCTGGATTTGCCGACATTGCGGCGGCCGAACAATCCAATGTGCAGGCGGAATGACTTCGGGGCACTAAACATACCTCTATTCTACACGATTTCGCGGCCCCACTTCGCGTTCGGGACTATCCTTTTGTCCGAATTGTGTACCGGTTCGTTCGACACCTCACTACCCCTCCGAATTCACAACTCTTCACATTCCCGCCGTTTCACCTGCTTATGATTTCTGCGCCACCAGATACGTCATTCCTCGCACAACGTTTGCGTCCACCACGCGCAAGCCCGACTGCTCCAACGCCTGCCTCACCCATTCCGTGGAAACGCGGACCTTTCGATAGAAGCTCTTGCTCATCGACCAGCGTTCGCCCTCTCGCGTATACGTAACGTCGAACACCTTCACGTGTTCCGCCTCGTATTCGAGAATGCACGTAAAGATTGTGCGATCGTCGCTTCGAACAGGGATAATGCGGTCTATGTCCCTCGGCTCCGCATTGTTATCGCGGAAACTCAATACAAACGCGCCACCCTGCGCCAACGCCCCCGCAACCGAGCCAAACAACTGCTCAATCGCCGCTTTGTCCGCGAGATGCAAGATCGTGTCCGTCATACACACGACAAGATCCGGCGAAGCCGGGCACGTGTGCATAAAGTCGAGCAGGTCCCCTTCAACGCATACGATGGGAAGTCCATCCGCACGCTGTCTGAGTTCGCTCAAAAGCGTGGAACTTATGTCGACGGCATAGACCTCGTATCCCGCTTGCGCCAAGGGCACAGACTGAAATCCCGAGCCGCACCCTAAGTCCACCGCCGATTTGCCCGCGCCATCGAGAAGATCAATCTGAGCGAAGAACGCACGGTTTTCCTCGAGCTTCGTTTCCCAACCGCCGTACAGCCATGTGTAGTGCTCAGCCAGCAGGTTCTCGTAATGCTCCAATGCAGTTGCCATGACAGGTCTCCTGTATGGATTTCATACTGCCCGCGTCCCGTCCTCAGTATTGCACATCACGCGTCCCATGCCCACGTTGCATGTCTTCGCGCGATCTCCCCGGTGTAGCGAATCGCAATTAAGGCAACACAGTGGTTGACCCAAGGAAGAGTCAATAGCGGCGGAATCCAGGGACTGACCCAAGCGAAGCGAACGCAGTGAGCGCAGACGGGTCTGTTCCTGCTTTCCGCCTTACGAGGTTGATGCTCCGTAAACCTTATCAACGGCTTCGGCTGTCCGTTCAATTCGCGATGGACCGCGCGGGTATGCGACAATTCATTCGCGCTCGGGGTTGTCCAAGGATGACCTGTCGCGCAAGGAGGAAAGTAACCGACATGCAACGTCGCGGGCCGGAAACCGTCGTTACGGTGGATTGCCACTATCGCGCTCCTGAAAGCGCCGCGGCCTACCTGGTCGTGGAAGAAGGCCACATCGCTATCGTCGACACAAATACGGCGTTGGCGGTCCCGGTTTTGTTGCGTGCCGTCGAAGAGCAAGGGCTAACCCCCGATTGCGTGCGCTACGTCGTAGTGACGCACGCCCACCTCGATCACTGCGGCGGCGCAGCCGAGTTGCTGAAACACTGCCCCAAAGCAAAGGTGTTGTGTCATCCCCGCGCGGAACGGCACCTCATTGACCCAACGCGCCTCGTTGAAAGTGCGACACACGTCTATGGCCGCGAAGTCTTCGAGACGCTCTACGGAAACGTCGCTCCGATACGTGCGTCACGCGTGAAAGCCGTGGAAGACGGCCAAAGGCTCCGCTTCGGCAAACGCACATTCCTGTTCCTCCATACGCCGGGCCACTCGAAGCACCATATCGCCATGATCGACCTCGCCACAGGCAGCGCCTTCACCGGCGACGCCTTCGGCATGCACTACCCGAGCATTCAGCACGGGAACAAACCGTACATCTACTTCTCGAGTCCGCCCACCGACTTCGATCCGGAGGCCGCACGCGTTTCCGTGCGCCGTGTGCTCGACAGCGGCACGGAGCGTTTATGCGTAAGCCATTTCGGTGTCGTAACCGATGTCGCGGCAGCCGGAGATGTATTGCTTCAGTCAATCGATGCCTTGGAGGAGGCCATGCGCGGAGGCATGACTTCCGATCTCGAAGGCGACGATTTGCTGTCTTTCCTACAACAACGGGTACAAGCAGCGGCGATGCGCTTGTTCGAAGAGTGCGGTATCGAACCCACTCCTTCCGACCTGGCTCACGTTGACCGCGACGTACTCATGAATGCGCGCGGCATCGCGTACCGCATCGAGCAGAGCAGGGAGGTGAAATAAGCGACCTTCCTGGAGCCGCCGATGGCGCGCGGCTCACATTGTGCCTGGCAAGCACGCATATCATTCCACAGGCGAATGCAACGGTATGGGGGGGCCTGCGGTTGTATTCACTAAGTGCAGTTTCACCAAAGAGATTTCCCGCGGTTGCGGGAGGGAGAATGATATGTACGACCTTCTTACCAAGCGGCGTCCCGGCAAATCGGGCCGGTTCTCGTCGTGGGATACCACCGGACACAACGCGGACGCGTGGCAGATTCAACCGGGCGAGACGCGTGTCCTCGCCGACATCAAAGGCCCCGGGCGCATTCTGCATATCTGGATGACCCAGCGGCACCATTACCGCGAATGCCTGCTGCGGTTCACATGGGACAACGCCCCGCACGCCAGCGTGCTCGTTCCGCTCGGCGACTTCTTCGGCCTCGGCCACAGCATCGTGAATTCGTATCAGTCGTTCTTGTTCAGCGCATCGACCTTCAACAACAACCGGTTCAATGAAGGGTGCGCGCTCAATTGCTACGCGCAGATGCCGTTCCGCGAACGCGCTCTGGTCGAGCTCATCAACGAGAGCCCAGACGTTCACGGTCAATATTTCTACATCGACTACGAAACCTACAAAGACCCCCTGCCCGAAGACGAAATGTACTTCCATGCAGAATTCCGCCGGGAAAACCCGTTTGGCGGTTGGGGCCACGAGATCTGGGTGAATCGGCCCGAGGCCGACGTTGCCAACAAGGAACGGCTTGCGTACAACAACAACTACGTCATCCTGGAAACCCAAGGCCGCGGCCACTATGTCGGCTGCAACATCAGTGTGACGAATTTTCAGCGCACCTGGTGGGGCGAAGGCGACGACATGATTTGGGTGGACGGCTACAAGTGGCCGCCTGACCTGCACGGCACCGGCAGCGAGGACTACCTCAATCAGGCTTGGGGCATGCAGCCTAACGCGTTCATGCGCAACGGCTCATCCATCCACGAAAGCAATACCGGCGGTTATCAGACCAGCTACGTGCACCACATCGAAAACCCCGTCCGGTTCAACAAATCGATCAAGGTGACGATCGAACACGGCCACGCGAATCATCTCTGTAACGAAATGAGCACGGTGGCCTACTGGTATGCCGACAAACCATCGGCGGCCTCGAAAGTGCCGCCCGTGGCGAAGCGGCTTCCGGTGCTGAAGGACGTGAAGGGCGATTGGGACAACAAGCCCAAGCAGCAGATCACGCTGACAAAGGTGACGCCCAACGCGGAGATGAAAGCGATGAAAGCGCTTTGGAAAAAGAACCGCGAGTTCTACGAAGCGCTTAACAAACAGCGCAAGAAGGGCGGCAAGTCCAAAAAGTAAGAATCTGCCGCGTCTTGTTGCGGGAGGCACATAGATGAAGCATCCCACGTACGACGCAATTGTGCTTGGTCTCGGTGGAATGGGTAGTGCAGCGCTCTACAGCCTGGCCAAACGAGGATTGCGCGTGTGCGGGGTGGAACGTCATGGGATTGCGCACGACCAAGGTAGTTCCCATGGCGGATGCCGCATGATTCGCAAAGCGTACCATGAGCATCCCGACTATGTGCCGTTACTAAACAGCGCCTACGATTTATGGAACGAATTGGAGGCCGCTTGTGGACGGAATCTCCTCGTCCGCAGCGGCCTCCTCCTTTCGGGAGCGCCAGGCTCGGATGTGATAGCAGGATTAGAATCCTGCTATGCCCAACATGATCTTCCGCACGAGCGCATCGATGCTGCCGAAGCTCGAAGGCGCTACCCCCAAATCATGCTGCCTGAAGATTTCGTCGCCTACGTCGATCCGATTGGCGGCTATCTCCTCGTCGAATCGTGCATCGAACAGCAAGTCGCTCTCGCACAGAGTTGCGGCGCCGACGTGCTCATACACCATGACGTTCTTGCGTGGCATGCCGATGGTAACGGCATCACGCTCACGACGGAGCGCGGAGAGCTGCATGCGGGAAATCTTGTAGTCACTGCGGGGCCGTGGGCGGCCTCCATGCTCGCGCAGCTCGGAGCACCCGTCCATGTGCTGCGCAAAGTCCAGCTCTGGTATACGGCGCCAACAATCGCCGAGTACCGCGGACCGGAATTCCCGGCCTACTACGTCGAGCGCGATTACGGAGCATTCTACGGATTCCCCGCGTTCACGGAAGAGGGGATGAAGATTGCTGAACATACCGGCGGCGACCCCGTCGACGATCCCGACGAACTCAACCGCGGCCTCGAACCCGGCGACGAAGTCCGTATCCGGCAATTCCTGAAGGAAACCTTCCCAGAAATGGAAGCGCATCGCACGCGCTTCAGCGTATGCATGTACTCGATGTCACCGGATCGCCACTTCATAGTCGATAAGCACCCTGTCCATGAAAACGTCACCATCGCAGGCGGCTTCTCGGGACATGGGTATAAGTTCGCATCCGTCATGGGCGAGATTCTCGCAGACCTGTGCCTGGAAGGATCGACCAGTCACCCCATCGACCTCTTCCGCATCGCGCGCTTTAAGTAGCGGTGAGGGAGCCGCTGCCTGTTGCTTCACGCGCCACGTGCGCGCCGCACAAATGTTTTCGCTACGGCGCCGGAGCCGGTGCTGGCGTGGGGGCCGGCTCTGCCGGAACCGGTGCTGGCGCGGCAGTCGGTTCTGCTGGTGCAGATGCCGGAACGGTTGCCGGTGCAGCAGGAGCAACCGGAGTAGAAGCCGGCGTTTCAGCTCCAGGCGCGGCGGCGGGGGCAGGCGCCGCCGAAGACCCAGGCCCACTTGCGCTCGCTACCGCCACATTTCCGTCCGCTGGCGGCGGGAGAACAACTTTCTCCGCCAGGTAGTCGCCCAATGCCTCGACTTCTTGCGGAGTCCCCACAAGCGGCGGCATAAACTTGCGGTAGTGCGAGTCTTCCTTGTACTCGTGCAACATTGTCAGAATGCTTCCAACCGATTCGCGGTCGCGTCCCGCCAACAATCGCCGCAAGGAACGGTATCCATCCACGGTGTGACACGCCATGCATTGTCCGCGCATCATCAATTCGCCGCGCGCCAGCTT is part of the Candidatus Hydrogenedentota bacterium genome and encodes:
- a CDS encoding redox-sensing transcriptional repressor Rex is translated as MGRRESAPVLGPLVLERLMHYYHLVAEQIEERPHGRVSSAEIAHLLGMDDTLVRKDLAAIGVRGRPRVGFSTAELMEAVRITLGFNDTYKAVIVGAGRMGGAIASYAGFAKYGLYVVALFDVDAERVGNVQGGVFVQPLENLETVIARHDVRLAILTVPADAAQALADRMVASGIRAIWNFAPTSLVVPPGVFVRHEHISIGLGELAYFLKQYRGAEAREAAAEGSESNSGTSS
- the hydF gene encoding [FeFe] hydrogenase H-cluster maturation GTPase HydF, with the protein product MFSAPKSFRLHIGLFGRRNVGKSSLLNAITRQQVSIVSEFAGTTTDPVEKPMELLPLGPVLFIDTAGIDDVGALGELRVKKTQQVFERTDLGVLVTEASQWGEFESEILDEFSSREIPAVVVFNKVDLGEPEPSLIEALHAKDIRTVQTVAASGQGVLDFREALLEAAPEEFVNNPTILGDLVGPGEMAVLVVPIDKEAPKGRLIMPQVQSIRDLLDSDAYCMVVKERELRAALERLTRPPRLVVTDSQAFLKVAADTPPEIPITSFSILFARFHGDLIAQVQGTVAIDSLRAGDRVLVSEACSHHPIGEDIGRVKIPRWLTQYVGGKLHFDTVQGHDFPEDLPLYKLVIHCGACTLNRREMLSRILRCRQAGVPITNYGLTIAYSLGIFERALGPFPAALQAYRDALAAMQHCPRGESPEPAGTVADGACVYTGEAPNG
- the solA gene encoding N-methyl-L-tryptophan oxidase, coding for MKHPTYDAIVLGLGGMGSAALYSLAKRGLRVCGVERHGIAHDQGSSHGGCRMIRKAYHEHPDYVPLLNSAYDLWNELEAACGRNLLVRSGLLLSGAPGSDVIAGLESCYAQHDLPHERIDAAEARRRYPQIMLPEDFVAYVDPIGGYLLVESCIEQQVALAQSCGADVLIHHDVLAWHADGNGITLTTERGELHAGNLVVTAGPWAASMLAQLGAPVHVLRKVQLWYTAPTIAEYRGPEFPAYYVERDYGAFYGFPAFTEEGMKIAEHTGGDPVDDPDELNRGLEPGDEVRIRQFLKETFPEMEAHRTRFSVCMYSMSPDRHFIVDKHPVHENVTIAGGFSGHGYKFASVMGEILADLCLEGSTSHPIDLFRIARFK
- the hydE gene encoding [FeFe] hydrogenase H-cluster radical SAM maturase HydE, with protein sequence MYLIDDSDILSWLEEEDPDRLNELYRMADEVRREAVGEEVHLRGLIEISNYCSRLCGYCGLRAGNREIERYRMHEDEILGCARQAAQYGYGTVVLQGGEDYGIEREWLANIVRRIKEETPLAVTLSMGERPYDDLAAWKEAGADRFLLRFETSDPELYKRIHPAAATDGGVDRIEILGQLRELGYEVGSGVMVGIPGQTYTGLALDIALFRRLDLDMIGVGPYISHPDTPLGKGDWVRPILPQEQVPNTEQMTYKVLALTRLVCPEANIPSTTALATINKETGRELGLMRGANVVMPNMTPPKYRALYEIYPAKACIDESSGECRVCLRRRIEAIGRQVGTGQGGRLRSV
- a CDS encoding MBL fold metallo-hydrolase, whose product is MQRRGPETVVTVDCHYRAPESAAAYLVVEEGHIAIVDTNTALAVPVLLRAVEEQGLTPDCVRYVVVTHAHLDHCGGAAELLKHCPKAKVLCHPRAERHLIDPTRLVESATHVYGREVFETLYGNVAPIRASRVKAVEDGQRLRFGKRTFLFLHTPGHSKHHIAMIDLATGSAFTGDAFGMHYPSIQHGNKPYIYFSSPPTDFDPEAARVSVRRVLDSGTERLCVSHFGVVTDVAAAGDVLLQSIDALEEAMRGGMTSDLEGDDLLSFLQQRVQAAAMRLFEECGIEPTPSDLAHVDRDVLMNARGIAYRIEQSREVK
- a CDS encoding RDD family protein, translated to MVWYYAEGNNQIGPKSEAEFQQLVSAGVIRADTLVWREGMPGWKAYGEVDPSLVFSGTQSALQAQPYVRDEGAYDTAMTICSSCGNTFPSEDVIEFAGRYVCAACKPAFVQQLKESGRVPGAMAYAGFWIRLGARIIDTVILVVANYLVTAVLEMVFGRAGEAAALTVLLLSVLINWGASIGYFTYFHGRYGATPGKLALGLRVVREDGSPITYLRAFARYWGDVLTGLTFFIGYIIAAFDDEKRALHDHICSTRVVHV
- a CDS encoding DUF2961 domain-containing protein; translated protein: MYDLLTKRRPGKSGRFSSWDTTGHNADAWQIQPGETRVLADIKGPGRILHIWMTQRHHYRECLLRFTWDNAPHASVLVPLGDFFGLGHSIVNSYQSFLFSASTFNNNRFNEGCALNCYAQMPFRERALVELINESPDVHGQYFYIDYETYKDPLPEDEMYFHAEFRRENPFGGWGHEIWVNRPEADVANKERLAYNNNYVILETQGRGHYVGCNISVTNFQRTWWGEGDDMIWVDGYKWPPDLHGTGSEDYLNQAWGMQPNAFMRNGSSIHESNTGGYQTSYVHHIENPVRFNKSIKVTIEHGHANHLCNEMSTVAYWYADKPSAASKVPPVAKRLPVLKDVKGDWDNKPKQQITLTKVTPNAEMKAMKALWKKNREFYEALNKQRKKGGKSKK
- a CDS encoding class I SAM-dependent methyltransferase, producing the protein MATALEHYENLLAEHYTWLYGGWETKLEENRAFFAQIDLLDGAGKSAVDLGCGSGFQSVPLAQAGYEVYAVDISSTLLSELRQRADGLPIVCVEGDLLDFMHTCPASPDLVVCMTDTILHLADKAAIEQLFGSVAGALAQGGAFVLSFRDNNAEPRDIDRIIPVRSDDRTIFTCILEYEAEHVKVFDVTYTREGERWSMSKSFYRKVRVSTEWVRQALEQSGLRVVDANVVRGMTYLVAQKS